A stretch of Bacteroidota bacterium DNA encodes these proteins:
- a CDS encoding thioredoxin family protein encodes MIRRTLILLLLAVAASAQPEPQADLPWTTLPGAFADAAATDRPIVVYAHADWCAPCHRIEQTTFAAAAVRARFERFVLARLDLDDRDSKQQVGPYRLSPAAWAGRLGVEAPPSLVLLAPDGAVLGRVTGFLEPDALLPILDAALSDAQS; translated from the coding sequence ATGATTCGCCGAACACTCATACTGCTCCTGCTCGCCGTAGCGGCTTCGGCCCAGCCCGAACCGCAGGCCGACCTGCCGTGGACGACTCTGCCGGGGGCGTTCGCGGACGCCGCCGCGACCGACCGCCCCATCGTGGTCTACGCGCACGCCGACTGGTGCGCGCCGTGCCACCGGATCGAGCAGACCACGTTCGCCGCTGCCGCCGTGCGCGCGCGCTTCGAGCGGTTCGTACTCGCCCGGCTTGACCTCGACGACCGCGACAGCAAGCAGCAGGTAGGCCCCTACCGGCTCAGCCCGGCCGCGTGGGCTGGGCGGCTCGGCGTCGAGGCCCCGCCGTCGCTCGTCCTGCTCGCGCCCGACGGGGCCGTGCTCGGCCGCGTCACGGGCTTCCTCGAACCCGACGCTCTCCTACCTATTCTCGACGCGGCCCTCTCGGACGCGCAATCGTAG
- a CDS encoding TonB-dependent receptor produces the protein MLHRHLPALLFLLAVPLAAQPAVEGRVTSGGEPVVLATVQVAGTVLGTAADADGRFRLTLPAAGTYTLSVSAVGFEPAEEAVTVVTGDTAQLDVVLEAATYEAGAVVVTGTMQEVGLRESPVRVEVLPARFLETVPSANVMDAVERVNGLYQQIDCGVCYTNNIRINGIEGPNTAVLIDGMPVMSSLATVYGLNGISPMLIRQVEVVKGPMSTLYGSEALGGVINIITKDPRTAPRLSVNAFGTTHTELAGEFAVVPTRGRLATLVSGTVQHAPEFHDNNGDGFSDRVLDTRLALFGKANLADASGFEKASLAAKVYYEDRANGVEAFLADPDGLRGSSDIYGESIRTNRFEVLGLVKLRPDLTLQAATSGHWQDSFYGDEGYRARQFNAFSQALWTPDLSSTVFGSHDVLAGATLRFDRYDDESGATGVFDDAGILLENQPDDRFIPGVFVQDEVPVGANVRVLGGLRVDYQSEHGFIPSPRAAMKWSPGRYTTARLNAGTGFRVVNLFTEDHAAYTGGRATVILENLDPERSVSATASLQQILPLGTSPLTLDLDAFWTQFSNKIEPDYSVPGEIRYANLDGSATTRGLALQAQQALFGTRLRYTLGLTLLDVFVEEGGTTRPLEFAAEVQGTATLTWDAPAAFTVDYTARLTGPMRLPDYAPETRIAYEAATGEPLRSESPTYTVHDLQLTRDLTLSNGTLGQLYVAVRNVFDYRQPSPLVGYYDGTPGFGDTFDTAYVYGPIEGRHLGAGLRITLP, from the coding sequence ATGCTCCATAGACACCTCCCGGCTCTCCTGTTTCTCCTCGCCGTCCCGCTCGCTGCGCAGCCGGCCGTCGAAGGCCGCGTCACGTCGGGTGGCGAGCCAGTGGTGCTCGCCACGGTTCAGGTCGCTGGCACGGTCCTCGGCACCGCCGCCGACGCCGATGGGCGCTTCCGGCTTACCCTCCCTGCGGCCGGAACGTACACACTCTCCGTTTCTGCTGTCGGGTTCGAGCCTGCCGAGGAAGCGGTGACCGTCGTCACCGGCGATACGGCGCAGCTCGACGTCGTGCTGGAGGCGGCGACGTACGAGGCGGGCGCAGTCGTGGTGACCGGGACGATGCAGGAGGTCGGCCTGCGCGAGTCGCCGGTGCGCGTCGAGGTGCTGCCGGCGCGCTTTCTGGAGACGGTCCCGTCGGCCAACGTGATGGACGCCGTCGAGCGCGTCAACGGGCTCTACCAGCAGATCGACTGCGGCGTCTGCTACACCAACAACATCCGCATCAACGGCATCGAGGGGCCGAACACGGCGGTCCTGATCGACGGGATGCCGGTCATGTCGAGCCTCGCGACGGTCTACGGGCTGAACGGGATTTCGCCGATGCTCATCAGGCAGGTCGAGGTCGTCAAGGGGCCGATGTCCACGCTCTACGGCTCCGAGGCGCTCGGCGGCGTGATCAACATCATCACGAAGGACCCGCGCACCGCACCGCGGCTCTCCGTCAATGCCTTCGGGACGACCCACACCGAGCTGGCTGGCGAGTTCGCGGTCGTCCCGACGCGGGGCCGCCTCGCGACGCTCGTCAGCGGCACCGTCCAGCACGCGCCCGAGTTCCACGACAACAACGGCGATGGCTTCTCCGACCGCGTGCTCGACACCCGTCTCGCACTGTTCGGCAAGGCGAACCTCGCCGACGCCAGCGGCTTCGAGAAGGCCAGCCTCGCGGCGAAGGTGTACTACGAGGACCGCGCGAACGGCGTCGAGGCGTTCCTTGCCGATCCCGACGGGCTGCGCGGCTCCTCCGATATCTACGGCGAGAGCATTCGCACAAACCGGTTCGAGGTCCTCGGCCTCGTCAAGCTCCGCCCGGACCTCACGCTCCAGGCCGCGACGAGCGGGCACTGGCAGGACTCGTTCTACGGCGACGAGGGGTACAGGGCGCGCCAGTTCAACGCGTTCTCCCAGGCGCTCTGGACGCCCGACCTGTCCAGCACTGTCTTCGGCAGCCACGACGTCCTCGCCGGGGCTACGCTCCGCTTCGACCGCTACGACGACGAGTCCGGCGCGACGGGCGTCTTCGACGACGCCGGCATCCTCCTCGAAAACCAGCCGGACGACCGGTTCATCCCCGGCGTGTTCGTGCAGGACGAGGTGCCCGTCGGGGCCAACGTCCGCGTCCTCGGCGGGCTGCGCGTAGACTACCAGAGCGAGCACGGCTTCATCCCGTCGCCGCGGGCTGCGATGAAATGGTCGCCCGGGCGCTACACGACGGCGCGGCTCAACGCCGGCACCGGCTTCCGGGTGGTCAACCTCTTCACCGAGGACCACGCCGCCTACACCGGCGGACGGGCAACGGTCATCCTCGAAAACCTCGACCCGGAGCGGAGTGTCAGCGCGACAGCGAGCCTCCAGCAGATTCTCCCGCTCGGCACCAGCCCGCTCACGCTCGACCTCGACGCGTTCTGGACGCAGTTCTCGAACAAGATCGAGCCGGACTACTCGGTGCCGGGCGAGATCCGCTACGCCAACCTCGACGGCAGCGCGACGACGCGCGGCCTCGCACTTCAGGCGCAGCAGGCGCTCTTCGGCACGCGTCTCCGCTACACGCTCGGCCTGACGCTCCTCGACGTGTTCGTGGAGGAGGGCGGCACCACCCGCCCGCTGGAGTTTGCCGCCGAGGTCCAGGGCACGGCAACGCTGACGTGGGACGCGCCCGCCGCCTTCACCGTCGACTACACCGCCCGCCTCACGGGTCCGATGCGCCTGCCGGACTACGCCCCGGAGACGCGCATCGCCTACGAAGCCGCCACCGGCGAGCCGCTACGCTCCGAGTCGCCGACCTACACCGTCCACGACCTCCAGCTCACCCGCGACCTCACACTCTCCAACGGCACACTCGGGCAACTCTACGTCGCCGTGCGCAACGTCTTCGACTACCGGCAGCCCAGCCCGCTCGTCGGCTACTACGACGGCACCCCCGGCTTCGGCGACACCTTCGACACGGCCTACGTCTACGGCCCCATCGAGGGCCGCCACCTCGGTGCCGGCCTCCGCATCACCCTACCCTGA
- a CDS encoding class I SAM-dependent methyltransferase — protein sequence MPADPASASRVPTGHLGAVEETLMIPLVGRAMEMDRSRPVLRDPKAQAIVAALDYDFAKFDGPSARGAVLRTRIYDRIVERWMAAHPGGTVVEIGCGLNTRFERVDDGRVRWRDLDVPDVIALWHRFFDETERRRAIASSAFETEWMDALAAETDGPVLFASEASTLFVPAETNQKLYADLAARFPGAHVFFDTATRYFAERQDGRDAFRHCTARVTWTVEEVSELEAWGLQVEESFPLFRPSRWLRGEVPRLYRVMGAVASVVKPAFVRQYRLTLAQLPGTVTVR from the coding sequence ATGCCTGCCGATCCTGCCTCGGCCTCGCGGGTCCCGACCGGCCACCTCGGCGCGGTCGAGGAGACGCTGATGATCCCGCTCGTCGGGCGGGCGATGGAGATGGATCGCTCCCGGCCGGTCCTGCGCGACCCGAAGGCGCAGGCCATCGTCGCCGCGCTCGACTACGACTTCGCCAAGTTCGACGGGCCGAGCGCACGGGGGGCCGTCCTGCGGACGCGGATCTACGACCGGATCGTCGAGCGCTGGATGGCGGCGCACCCCGGCGGAACGGTCGTCGAGATCGGGTGTGGGCTCAACACGCGCTTCGAGCGGGTCGACGACGGGCGCGTCCGCTGGCGCGACCTCGACGTGCCCGACGTGATCGCGCTCTGGCACCGGTTCTTCGACGAGACCGAGCGGCGGCGGGCGATTGCCTCGTCGGCGTTCGAGACCGAATGGATGGACGCGCTCGCAGCCGAGACCGACGGGCCGGTGCTGTTCGCGAGCGAGGCGAGCACGCTCTTCGTCCCCGCCGAGACCAACCAAAAACTCTACGCGGACCTCGCCGCGCGCTTCCCCGGCGCGCACGTCTTCTTCGACACGGCAACGCGCTATTTCGCCGAACGCCAGGACGGGCGCGACGCGTTCCGCCACTGCACCGCACGCGTCACATGGACGGTCGAGGAGGTGTCCGAACTCGAAGCGTGGGGGCTGCAGGTCGAGGAGTCGTTCCCGCTGTTCCGGCCGAGCCGGTGGCTGCGCGGCGAGGTCCCGCGCCTCTACCGCGTGATGGGGGCCGTGGCGTCCGTCGTGAAGCCCGCGTTCGTCCGGCAGT